The following coding sequences lie in one Epinephelus moara isolate mb chromosome 17, YSFRI_EMoa_1.0, whole genome shotgun sequence genomic window:
- the LOC126404665 gene encoding uncharacterized protein LOC126404665 isoform X1 — protein sequence MAFGFYLGVTLLLSVWATAKCDPIPNEVLLMECRDRFFMIAVDLSFTGSEPHFEAVDGTGVHAITEQYAAQCGYTVSVLPLAGHVELRASYFSCHTDNTDDEVFTFNFNLIVTHEGKEVTYPMNKTCSPSLPWSPREVTCETNYMEVSVRSDVVCPSGTKEDDWNAVVQTAYTSAASDWQVMFQRMDQELTPMSLAEAHELGYEFDLTDGRLVFRAPYGQPDSFSTEVNGVPVEVVHATLFSRQSWVVLMVDLEAACSTEEGLYESGYMMWATPEVLHPLLSGLHGTQVNIGVNGHLVEQPVAEERGYIVEKHNTTVQISIPYNADGGYRKSLVSGDLYEFYIFHLYLEQISVEEDQVDTRIRFHRTLATPMLPRPVFTENRTVLQERIFTVYLGDIPEDVELASVNLNGQEFTVPLTNTSSHTITKVVHPNNTYGYTLRVPFDDPVVMQQFSKEDAAMQHTLDINYTLTVLPENLPFHQMVSVMALSDASPPAFDAVCSESGISFRLDHRPFDYLWVISIDSDPLTSELAAQHGYIMSNDSQSLLLDVPLFTHGYEYKDVFLNGFTGTFEILMRDPETSEVQSSTVKTCPFSNTEYIMCSTDGKMTVAADLSLAIPSGGVPARTNLRDKYCGPKETDSTRALFSFPLNSCGSIVKLGKEYVTYENEIFFSKKLHALKNPADSSYDIDRVTMQCTYPLAGLFRLFSVYRFESDTVGVGRIVHSAHSTESLQSPTMKPTIVLQTPVSTTRRSRRPGYQPAHYVKVSSFLRNLPKKGARGSSQSKVHANIA from the exons ATGGCTTTTGGGTTTTACCTGGG TGTGACCTTGCTCCTGTCTGTGTGGGCAACTGCAAAATGTGATCCTATTCCCAATG AAGTTCTTCTTATGGAGTGTCGTGATCGCTTCTTCATGATAGCTGTTGATCTCTCATTCACTGGGAGTGAACCTCACTTTGAGGCTGTTG ATGGGACAGGCGTGCACGCCATCACTGAGCAGTATGCAGCTCAGTGTGGCTACACTGTCAGTGTTCTCCCTCTAGCTGGCCATGTGGAGCTCCGAGCCTCTTACTTCAGCTGTCACACTGACAACACA GATGACGAAGTGTTCACATTCAACTTCAACCTGATTGTGACGCATGAAGGAAAGGAGGTCACCTATCCCATGAACAAGACctgttctccctctctcccctggtCTCCCAGAGAGGTTACCTGTGAGACCAACTACATGGAA GTGTCTGTGAGGAGTGATGTAGTCTGTCCATCTGGGACAAAGGAGGATGACTGGAATGCTGTTGTCCAAACG GCTTACACCTCAGCTGCCTCAGACTGGCAGGTGATGTTCCAGAGGATGGACCAGGAGCTGACGCCCATGAGCCTGGCTGAAGCTCATGAGCTGGGTTATGAATTTGACTTGACTGATGGAAGGCTGGTATTTCGTGCTCCATATGGACAACCTGACTCATTCAGCACTGAG GTGAATGGTGTTCCAGTAGAGGTGGTCCATGCAACTCTGTTCTCCAGACAAAGCTGGGTGGTCCTCATGGTCGACCTGGAGGCTGCTTGCTCCACGG AAGAAGGTTTGTACGAGAGTGGCTACATGATGTGGGCAACTCCTGAGGTGCTGCACCCGCTGTTGTCTGGTCTACATGGGACTCAGGTCAACATTGGAGTCAATGGTCACCTTGTGGAGCAGCCAGttgcagaggagagaggctaCATCGTGGAGAAGCACAACACTACAGTCCAGATCAGCATCCCCTATAATGCTGATGGAGGATACAGGAAG AGCTTGGTGTCTGGCGACCTCTACGAGTTCTACATCTTTCACCTCTACTTGGAGCAAATCTCAGTGGAAGAGGACCAAGTTGACACCAGAATTCGTTTCCACAGGACGCTGGCTACGCCTATGCTGCCAcgtcctgtttttactgaaAACC GAACAGTTCTTCAGGAGCGCATATTCACTGTCTACCTTGGAGACATCCCTGAAGACGTTGAGTTGGCTTCTGTTAATTTGAATGGACAAGAATTTACGGTTCCACTTACAAACACAAGCAGTCACACCATCACAAAGGTTGTTCATCCCAACAACACTTACGGCTACACTCTGAGGGTGCCTTTTGATGACCCTGTTGTTATGCAGCAG TTCTCTAAAGAAGACGCAGCAATGCAGCACACACTGGACATCAACTACACACTGACAGTTCTGCCTGAGAACTTGCCTTTTCACCAGATGGTGTCAGTCATGGCCTTATCTGATGCCT CTCCTCCAGCTTTTGACGCTGTCTGTTCTGAGTCTGGCATCAGCTTCAGACTGGACCACCGGCCTTTTGACTACCTGTGGGTGATCAGTATCGACTCAGACCCGCTGACATCAGAGCTGGCAGCCCAGCACGGCTACATCATGAGCAATGACAGCCAGAGTCTGCTGCTCGACGTGCCGCTCTTCACTCATGGCTACGAGTACAAG GATGTGTTCTTGAATGGCTTCACTGGCACCTTCGAGATCCTCATGCGGGATCCTGAAACATCAGAGGTTCAGAGTTCAACTGTCAAGACTTGCCCATTCTCCAACACTGAATACATTA TGTGTTCCACTGACGGGAAGATGACTGTGGCAGCTGACTTGTCTCTGGCCATCCCAAGTGGAGGAGTTCCTGCTAGAACCAACCTCCGAGACAAATACTGTGGACCCAAAGAGACGGACAGCACCAGGGCTCTCTTCTCTTTTCCACTCAACAGCTGTGGATCCATTGTCAAG CTCGGCAAGGAGTATGTGACCTATGAAAACGAGATTTTCTTCAGCAAGAAGCTGCATGCTCTGAAAAACCCAGCAGACTCCAGCTATGATATTGACAG AGTGACGATGCAGTGCACATATCCTCTGGCTGGACTGTTCCGCCTCTTCTCAGTGTACAGGTTTGAGTCTGACACCGTTGGTGTGGGCCGCATCGTGCATTCTGCGCACTCCACTGAAA GTCTACAGAGTCCCACCATGAAGCCTACTATAGTGCTTCAAACTCCAGTGTCAACTACCAGACGCAGCAGACGACCTGGCTACCAACCTGCTCATTATGTCAAAGTATCAAGCTTTCTGAGGAATCTACCGAAGAAAG GAGCCAGAGGATCTTCTCAATCCAAAGTACATGCCAACATAGCTTGA
- the ankrd46b gene encoding ankyrin repeat domain-containing protein 46, with the protein MSYVFINDSSQTNVPLLQACIDGDLPFAKRLLETGCDPNIRDNRGRTGLHLAAARGNVDICRLLHKFGADLLATDYQGNTALHLCGHVDTIQFLVSNGLKIDICNHNGSTPLVLAKRRGVNKDAIRLLEGLEEQEVKGFNRGPHSKLETMQMADSESAMESHSLLNPNLQSSEGVLSSFRTTWQEFVEDLGFWRVLLLLVVIALLSLGIAYYVSGVLPFSTSQLELVH; encoded by the exons ATGTCCTATGTCTTCATCAACGACTCGTCGCAGACCAACGTGCCTCTGCTGCAGGCCTGCATCGATGGAGACCTGCCGTTCGCCAAGAGGCTCCTGGAGACCGGATGCGACCCCAACATCCGTGACAACCGGGGCCGCACTGGCCTGCACCTAGCCGCCGCCCGGGGGAATGTGGACATATGCCGCCTCCTACATAAGTTTGGGGCCGATCTGTTGGCGACTGATTATCAAGGAAACACGGCGCTGCATCTGTGCGGTCATGTGGATACAATACAGTTCCTGGTTTCCAACGGGCTGAAGATAGATATCTG TAACCACAACGGCTCCACCCCTCTGGTGCTGGCGAAGAGACGCGGCGTCAACAAGGACGCTATTCGTCTGCTGGAGGGACTGGAAGAGCAGGAGGTGAAGGGCTTCAACAGAGGACCCCACTCCAAGCTGGAGACCATGCAGATGGCCGATAGTGAGAG TGCGATGGAGAGCCACTCCTTACTCAACCCCAACCTGCAGAGCAGCGAGGGCGTCCTGTCCAGCTTCAGGACCACCTGGCAGGAGTTTGTGGAGGATCTGGGCTTCTGgagggtgctgctgctgctggtggtcaTCGCCCTACTCTCCCTGGGCATCGCCTACTACGTCAGCGGGGTGCTGCCGTTCTCCACCAGCCAGCTGGAGCTAGTGCACTGA
- the LOC126404664 gene encoding uncharacterized protein LOC126404664, whose amino-acid sequence MAFGFYLGGVLLLSVWATAKCDPIPDEVLHMECHDRFFMIAVDLSFTGNEPHFEAFDGTGVHSITEQYAAQCGYTVSVLPLAGHVELRASYFSCHTDNTNDEVFTFNFNLIATHEGKEVTYPMNKTCSPTLPWSPREVTCETNYMEVSVRSEVTCPSDTKKYDWNAALQPAYSSATSDWQVMFHRDGEQMMPMKLSEAHKQGYEFDVTDGRLVFRAPYGQPDSFSTEVNGVPVEVVHATLFSRQSWVVLMVDLEAACSTDEGSYDDSGYMMWATPEVLHPLVSGLHKTQLNIGVNGELVEQPVAEERGYIVEKHNTTVQISIPYNADGGYRKSLVSGDLYEFYIFHLYLEQISVEEDQVDTRIRFHRTLATPMLPRPVFTENRTVLEERIFTVYLGDVPEDVELTSVNLNGQEFTVPLTNTSSHTITKVVHPNNTYGYTLRVPFDDPVVMQQFSKEDAAMQHTLDINYTLTVLPENEPFHQMVSVMALSDASPPAFDAVCSESGISFRLDHRPFDYLWVISIDSDPLTSELAAQHGYIMSNDSQSLLLDVPLFTHGYEYKDITLNGFSGTFEILMRDPETSEVQSSTVKTCPFSNTEYIMCSTDGKMTVAADLSLAIPSGGVPARTNLRDKYCGPKETDSTRALFSFPLNSCGSIVKLGKEYVTYENEIFFSKKLRALKNPADSSYDIDRVTMQCTYPLAGLFRLFSVYRFESDTVGMGRIMHSAHSTEGLKSPTIKPTTVPTTRRTRRPVSLRPGYQLPAQYIKVSSFLNRRKGSRGSSQAKLTLYSGL is encoded by the exons ATGGCTTTTGGGTTTTACCTTGG TGGGGTTTTGCTCCTGTCTGTGTGGGCAACTGCAAAATGTGATCCTATTCCTGATG AAGTTCTTCACATGGAGTGTCATGATCGCTTCTTCATGATAGCTGTTGATCTCTCATTCACTGGGAATGAACCTCACTTTGAGGCCTTTG ATGGGACAGGCGTGCACTCCATCACTGAGCAGTATGCAGCTCAGTGTGGCTACACCGTCAGTGTTCTCCCTCTAGCCGGCCATGTGGAGCTCCGAGCCTCTTACTTCAGCTGTCACACTGACAACACA AATGACGAAGTGTTCACATTCAACTTCAACCTGATTGCGACACATGAAGGAAAGGAGGTCACCTATCCCATGAACAAGACCTGTTCTCCCACTCTTCCCTGGTCTCCCAGAGAGGTTACCTGTGAGACCAACTACATGGAA GTGTCTGTGAGGAGTGAAGTGACCTGTCCATCTGACACAAAGAAATATGACTGGAATGCTGCTCTACAACCT GCCTACTCATCAGCTACTTCAGACTGGCAGGTGATGTTTCACAGAGATGGGGAGCAGATGATGCCTATGAAGCTCTCTGAGGCTCATAAGCAGGGTTATGAATTTGACGTGACTGATGGAAGGCTGGTATTTCGTGCTCCGTATGGACAACCTGACTCATTCAGCACTGAG GTGAATGGTGTTCCAGTAGAGGTGGTCCATGCAACTCTGTTCTCCAGACAAAGCTGGGTCGTCCTCATGGTCGACCTGGAGGCTGCTTGCTCCACGG ATGAAGGATCATATGATGACAGTGGCTACATGATGTGGGCAACTCCTGAGGTGCTGCACCCGCTGGTGTCCGGTCTACACAAGACACAGCTCAACATTGGAGTCAATGGTGAACTTGTGGAGCAGCCAGttgcagaggagagaggctaCATTGTGGAGAAGCACAATACTACAGTCCAGATCAGCATCCCCTATAATGCTGATGGAGGATACAGGAAG AGCTTGGTGTCTGGCGACCTCTACGAGTTCTACATCTTTCACCTCTACTTGGAGCAAATCTCAGTGGAAGAGGACCAAGTTGACACCAGAATTCGTTTCCACAGGACGCTGGCTACGCCTATGCTGCCACGCCctgttttcactgaaaacc GAACAGTTCTTGAGGAGCGCATATTCACTGTCTACCTTGGAGACGTCCCTGAGGACGTTGAGTTGACTTCTGTTAATTTGAATGGACAAGAATTTACAGTTCCACTTACAAACACAAGCAGTCACACCATCACAAAGGTTGTTCATCCCAACAACACTTACGGCTACACTCTGAGGGTGCCTTTTGATGACCCTGTTGTTATGCAGCAG TTCTCTAAAGAAGACGCAGCAATGCAGCACACACTGGACATCAACTACACACTGACAGTTCTGCCTGAAAACGAGCCTTTTCACCAGATGGTGTCAGTCATGGCCTTATCTGATGCCT CTCCCCCAGCTTTTGACGCTGTCTGTTCTGAGTCTGGCATCAGCTTCAGACTGGACCACCGGCCTTTTGACTACCTGTGGGTGATCAGTATCGACTCAGACCCGCTGACATCAGAGCTGGCAGCCCAGCATGGCTACATCATGAGCAACGACAGCCAGAGTCTGCTGCTCGACGTGCCGCTCTTCACTCATGGCTACGAGTACAAG GACATTACTTTGAATGGCTTCTCCGGCACCTTCGAGATCCTCATGCGGGATCCTGAAACATCAGAGGTTCAGAGTTCAACTGTCAAGACTTGCCCATTCTCCAATACTGAATACATTA TGTGTTCCACTGACGGGAAGATGACTGTGGCAGCTGACTTGTCTCTGGCCATCCCAAGTGGAGGAGTTCCTGCTAGAACCAACCTCCGAGACAAATACTGTGGACCCAAAGAGACGGACAGCACCAGGGCTCTCTTCTCTTTTCCACTCAACAGCTGTGGATCCATTGTCAAG CTCGGCAAGGAGTATGTGACGTATGAAAACGAGATTTTCTTCAGCAAGAAGCTGCGTGCTTTGAAAAACCCAGCAGACTCTAGCTATGACATTGACAG AGTGACGATGCAGTGCACATATCCTCTGGCTGGACTGTTCCGCCTCTTCTCAGTGTACAGGTTTGAGTCTGACACAGTAGGTATGGGCCGCATCATGCATTCTGCGCACTCCACCGAAG GTCTAAAGAGTCCCACCATCAAGCCCACTACAGTGCCTACTACCAGGCGCACCAGAAGACCTGTCTCACTTAGACCTGGTTACCAGCTTCCTGCTCAGTACATCAAAGTATCAAGCTTTCTAAACAGAAGGAAAG GATCTAGAGGATCATCTCAAGCTAAATTGACTCTATATTCTGGATTGTAA
- the LOC126404663 gene encoding uncharacterized protein LOC126404663, translating into MAFEICLGVALLLSVWSAATCAGIPDGVIHMECHDRHFMAAVDLSFTGEEPRFEAVDGTGVHAITEQYAAQCGYTVSVLPLAGHVELRASYFSCHTDNTNDEEFTFNFNLIVTHEGKEVPYSMHKTCSPSLPWSPREVTCESNYMEVSVRSELTCPSGTKKDDWNALKPAHSSTTSDWQVMFQRNEEQLPPMNISDARKQGYAFDLTDGRLVFRAPYGQPDSFSTEVNGVPVEVVHATLFSRQSWIVLMVDLEAACSMHEGSYDDSGYMMWKTPDVLSATPDTTQLNLGLNGELVGQPVAEERGYIVEKHNATVQISIPYNADGGYRKSLVSGDLYEFYIYHLDLEQISVDEDQVETRLRFHRMLATPLLPRPVFTENRTVLEEHTFVVYLGDVPEDVELASVNLNGQEFTVPLTNTSSHTITKVVHPNSTHGYTLKVPFDDPVVEEKFSKEDAVLQYKLDINYTLTVLPDNESYYHPASIVALFANISPPAFDAVCSESGISFRLDHRPFDYLWVISIDSDPLTKELAVQHGYTMSNDSQSLLLDVPLFTHGYEYKDMSLKGFSGTFEILMRDHETSEVQGSTVKTCPFSNTEFIMCSTDGRMTVAADLSLAIPSGGVPARANLRDKYCGPKETDGTRALFSFPLNGCGSIVMLDKENVTYHNEIVYSRKSLNMNKGASDNATERVIIQCTYPLAGLHRLFSVYRFESDTDGVGSIIHTTKPTAGLLIPASRPSAPLKTTPSTTSRPARLPAVHPPARYIKVSRFRNLFSSMRKGAKGSSQTKVNPSEI; encoded by the exons ATGGCTTTTGAGATTTGCCTTGG TGTTGCTTTACTCCTGTCTGTGTGGTCAGCTGCAACATGTGCTGGCATTCCTGATG GAGTTATTCATATGGAGTGTCATGATCGCCACTTCATGGCAGCTGTTGATCTCTCCTTCACTGGAGAGGAACCTCGCTTTGAGGCTGTTG ATGGGACAGGCGTGCACGCCATCACTGAGCAGTATGCAGCTCAGTGTGGCTACACTGTCAGTGTTCTCCCTCTAGCCGGCCATGTGGAGCTCCGAGCCTCTTACTTCAGCTGTCACACTGACAACACA AATGACGAAGAGTTCACTTTTAACTTCAACCTGATTGTGACACATGAAGGAAAGGAGGTCCCCTATTCCATGCACAAGACctgttctccctctctcccctggtCTCCCAGAGAGGTTACCTGTGAGAGCAATTACATGGAA GTGTCTGTGAGGAGTGAACTCACCTGTCCCTCTGGAACAAAGAAAGATGACTGGAATGCCCTCAAACct GCACATAGCTCCACCACTTCAGACTGGCAGGTGATGTTTCAGAGAAATGAGGAGCAGCTGCCGCCCATGAACATCTCTGACGCTAGAAAGCAGGGTTATGCATTTGACTTAACTGATGGAAGGCTGGTATTTCGTGCACCATATGGACAACCTGACTCATTCAGCACTGAG GTGAATGGTGTTCCAGTAGAGGTGGTCCATGCAACTCTGTTCTCCAGACAAAGCTGGATCGTCCTCATGGTCGACCTGGAGGCTGCTTGCTCCATGC ATGAAGGGTCATATGATGACAGTGGCTACATGATGTGGAAAACTCCAGATGTTCTGTCCGCGACTCCAGACACCACACAGCTCAACCTTGGTCTCAATGGTGAACTTGTGGGGCAGCCAGttgcagaggagagaggctaCATTGTGGAGAAGCACAACGCCACAGTCCAGATCAGCATCCCCTATAATGCTGATGGAGGATACAGGAAG AGCTTGGTGTCTGGCGACCTCTACGAATTCTACATCTATCATCTCGATTTGGAGCAAATCTCAGTGGATGAGGATCAAGTAGAGACCAGGCTCCGATTTCACAGGATGCTGGCTACTCCTCTGCTACCACGCCctgttttcactgaaaaca GAACAGTTCTTGAGGAGCACACCTTCGTGGTCTACCTTGGAGACGTCCCTGAAGACGTTGAGTTGGCTTCTGTTAATTTGAATGGACAAGAATTCACAGTTCCACTTACAAACACAAGCAGTCACACCATCACAAAGGTTGTTCATCCCAACAGCACTCATGGCTACACTCTGAAGGTGCCTTTTGATGACCCTGTCGTTGAAGAGAAG TTCTCTAAAGAAGATGCAGTTCTTCAGTATAAGCTGGACATCAACTACACGCTGACAGTTCTGCCTGACAATGAGTCTTACTATCACCCGGCATCTATCGTGGCATTGTTTGCCAACATCT CTCCTCCAGCTTTTGACGCTGTCTGTTCTGAGTCCGGCATCAGCTTCAGACTGGACCACCGGCCTTTTGACTACCTGTGGGTGATCAGTATCGACTCAGACCCACTGACGAAAGAGCTGGCAGTCCAGCACGGCTACACCATGAGCAATGACAGCCAGAGTCTGCTGCTTGACGTGCCGCTCTTCACTCATGGCTACGAGTACAAG GACATGAGTTTGAAGGGTTTCTCTGGCACCTTCGAGATCCTCATGCGGGATCATGAAACATCAGAGGTTCAGGGTTCAACTGTCAAGACTTGCCCGTTCTCCAATACTGAATTCATTA TGTGTTCGACTGACGGGAGGATGACTGTGGCGGCTGACTTGTCTCTGGCTATCCCAAGTGGAGGAGTTCCTGCGAGAGCCAACCTCCGAGACAAATACTGTGGACCCAAAGAGACGGATGGCACCAGGGCTCTCTTCTCTTTTCCACTCAACGGCTGTGGATCCATCGTCATG CTCGACAAGGAAAATGTGACCTATCATAACGAGATTGTCTACAGCAGGAAATCCCTCAATATGAACAAGGGAGCTTCTGATAATGCCACTGAGAG GGTGATAATACAGTGCACATATCCTCTGGCTGGCCTCCATCGCCTCTTCTCAGTGTACAGGTTTGAGTCTGACACAGATGGTGTCGGCAGCATCATCCACACTACAAAGCCCACAGCAG GGCTGCTGATTCCTGCCAGCAGGCCCTCTGCACCACTGAAAACTACACCTTCTACTACCAGCAGGCCAGCTAGACTACCTGCCGTCCACCCCCCTGCCCGCTATATCAAAGTTTCTAGGTTCAGAAATCTCTTCAGTAGCATGAGAAAAG GAGCAAAAGGATCCTCACAAACTAAAGTAAATCCTAGCGAAATTTGA
- the LOC126404665 gene encoding uncharacterized protein LOC126404665 isoform X2: MAFGFYLGVTLLLSVWATAKCDPIPNEVLLMECRDRFFMIAVDLSFTGSEPHFEAVDGTGVHAITEQYAAQCGYTVSVLPLAGHVELRASYFSCHTDNTDDEVFTFNFNLIVTHEGKEVTYPMNKTCSPSLPWSPREVTCETNYMEVSVRSDVVCPSGTKEDDWNAVVQTAYTSAASDWQVMFQRMDQELTPMSLAEAHELGYEFDLTDGRLVFRAPYGQPDSFSTEVNGVPVEVVHATLFSRQSWVVLMVDLEAACSTEGLYESGYMMWATPEVLHPLLSGLHGTQVNIGVNGHLVEQPVAEERGYIVEKHNTTVQISIPYNADGGYRKSLVSGDLYEFYIFHLYLEQISVEEDQVDTRIRFHRTLATPMLPRPVFTENRTVLQERIFTVYLGDIPEDVELASVNLNGQEFTVPLTNTSSHTITKVVHPNNTYGYTLRVPFDDPVVMQQFSKEDAAMQHTLDINYTLTVLPENLPFHQMVSVMALSDASPPAFDAVCSESGISFRLDHRPFDYLWVISIDSDPLTSELAAQHGYIMSNDSQSLLLDVPLFTHGYEYKDVFLNGFTGTFEILMRDPETSEVQSSTVKTCPFSNTEYIMCSTDGKMTVAADLSLAIPSGGVPARTNLRDKYCGPKETDSTRALFSFPLNSCGSIVKLGKEYVTYENEIFFSKKLHALKNPADSSYDIDRVTMQCTYPLAGLFRLFSVYRFESDTVGVGRIVHSAHSTESLQSPTMKPTIVLQTPVSTTRRSRRPGYQPAHYVKVSSFLRNLPKKGARGSSQSKVHANIA; encoded by the exons ATGGCTTTTGGGTTTTACCTGGG TGTGACCTTGCTCCTGTCTGTGTGGGCAACTGCAAAATGTGATCCTATTCCCAATG AAGTTCTTCTTATGGAGTGTCGTGATCGCTTCTTCATGATAGCTGTTGATCTCTCATTCACTGGGAGTGAACCTCACTTTGAGGCTGTTG ATGGGACAGGCGTGCACGCCATCACTGAGCAGTATGCAGCTCAGTGTGGCTACACTGTCAGTGTTCTCCCTCTAGCTGGCCATGTGGAGCTCCGAGCCTCTTACTTCAGCTGTCACACTGACAACACA GATGACGAAGTGTTCACATTCAACTTCAACCTGATTGTGACGCATGAAGGAAAGGAGGTCACCTATCCCATGAACAAGACctgttctccctctctcccctggtCTCCCAGAGAGGTTACCTGTGAGACCAACTACATGGAA GTGTCTGTGAGGAGTGATGTAGTCTGTCCATCTGGGACAAAGGAGGATGACTGGAATGCTGTTGTCCAAACG GCTTACACCTCAGCTGCCTCAGACTGGCAGGTGATGTTCCAGAGGATGGACCAGGAGCTGACGCCCATGAGCCTGGCTGAAGCTCATGAGCTGGGTTATGAATTTGACTTGACTGATGGAAGGCTGGTATTTCGTGCTCCATATGGACAACCTGACTCATTCAGCACTGAG GTGAATGGTGTTCCAGTAGAGGTGGTCCATGCAACTCTGTTCTCCAGACAAAGCTGGGTGGTCCTCATGGTCGACCTGGAGGCTGCTTGCTCCACGG AAGGTTTGTACGAGAGTGGCTACATGATGTGGGCAACTCCTGAGGTGCTGCACCCGCTGTTGTCTGGTCTACATGGGACTCAGGTCAACATTGGAGTCAATGGTCACCTTGTGGAGCAGCCAGttgcagaggagagaggctaCATCGTGGAGAAGCACAACACTACAGTCCAGATCAGCATCCCCTATAATGCTGATGGAGGATACAGGAAG AGCTTGGTGTCTGGCGACCTCTACGAGTTCTACATCTTTCACCTCTACTTGGAGCAAATCTCAGTGGAAGAGGACCAAGTTGACACCAGAATTCGTTTCCACAGGACGCTGGCTACGCCTATGCTGCCAcgtcctgtttttactgaaAACC GAACAGTTCTTCAGGAGCGCATATTCACTGTCTACCTTGGAGACATCCCTGAAGACGTTGAGTTGGCTTCTGTTAATTTGAATGGACAAGAATTTACGGTTCCACTTACAAACACAAGCAGTCACACCATCACAAAGGTTGTTCATCCCAACAACACTTACGGCTACACTCTGAGGGTGCCTTTTGATGACCCTGTTGTTATGCAGCAG TTCTCTAAAGAAGACGCAGCAATGCAGCACACACTGGACATCAACTACACACTGACAGTTCTGCCTGAGAACTTGCCTTTTCACCAGATGGTGTCAGTCATGGCCTTATCTGATGCCT CTCCTCCAGCTTTTGACGCTGTCTGTTCTGAGTCTGGCATCAGCTTCAGACTGGACCACCGGCCTTTTGACTACCTGTGGGTGATCAGTATCGACTCAGACCCGCTGACATCAGAGCTGGCAGCCCAGCACGGCTACATCATGAGCAATGACAGCCAGAGTCTGCTGCTCGACGTGCCGCTCTTCACTCATGGCTACGAGTACAAG GATGTGTTCTTGAATGGCTTCACTGGCACCTTCGAGATCCTCATGCGGGATCCTGAAACATCAGAGGTTCAGAGTTCAACTGTCAAGACTTGCCCATTCTCCAACACTGAATACATTA TGTGTTCCACTGACGGGAAGATGACTGTGGCAGCTGACTTGTCTCTGGCCATCCCAAGTGGAGGAGTTCCTGCTAGAACCAACCTCCGAGACAAATACTGTGGACCCAAAGAGACGGACAGCACCAGGGCTCTCTTCTCTTTTCCACTCAACAGCTGTGGATCCATTGTCAAG CTCGGCAAGGAGTATGTGACCTATGAAAACGAGATTTTCTTCAGCAAGAAGCTGCATGCTCTGAAAAACCCAGCAGACTCCAGCTATGATATTGACAG AGTGACGATGCAGTGCACATATCCTCTGGCTGGACTGTTCCGCCTCTTCTCAGTGTACAGGTTTGAGTCTGACACCGTTGGTGTGGGCCGCATCGTGCATTCTGCGCACTCCACTGAAA GTCTACAGAGTCCCACCATGAAGCCTACTATAGTGCTTCAAACTCCAGTGTCAACTACCAGACGCAGCAGACGACCTGGCTACCAACCTGCTCATTATGTCAAAGTATCAAGCTTTCTGAGGAATCTACCGAAGAAAG GAGCCAGAGGATCTTCTCAATCCAAAGTACATGCCAACATAGCTTGA